The proteins below are encoded in one region of Metabacillus dongyingensis:
- a CDS encoding DUF6886 family protein, with amino-acid sequence MQLHYYFPRDCHRVIYWKGEQTKEEDSSRFFGETSTDKIIVIESSWLERIRSTKFYIYTFNSESFELFDEAKTAGYYLSFEEVVPLNVEPAGDLLEEDFDGKR; translated from the coding sequence ATGCAACTTCATTATTATTTTCCGCGGGATTGTCACAGAGTTATATATTGGAAGGGGGAGCAAACGAAGGAAGAGGATTCTTCCAGATTTTTCGGTGAGACTAGTACAGATAAGATTATTGTGATTGAAAGCTCATGGCTTGAACGGATCCGCAGCACAAAATTTTACATTTATACATTTAATTCGGAATCATTTGAGTTGTTTGATGAAGCGAAAACGGCCGGATACTATTTATCTTTTGAAGAAGTTGTGCCGCTGAACGTTGAGCCTGCAGGCGATTTATTGGAGGAAGATTTTGACGGCAAACGTTGA
- a CDS encoding DUF6886 family protein, translating into MLYHFSEVPSINLFKPRHSAAFLSLRPVVWAIDQEHATSLLFSAGLSQSYILEGGANEGRGFFQIFR; encoded by the coding sequence ATGCTATACCATTTTAGTGAAGTTCCTTCTATAAATCTATTTAAACCGCGGCACTCTGCTGCTTTTCTAAGCCTTCGTCCAGTTGTCTGGGCCATAGATCAGGAGCATGCAACTTCATTATTATTTTCCGCGGGATTGTCACAGAGTTATATATTGGAAGGGGGAGCAAACGAAGGAAGAGGATTCTTCCAGATTTTTCGGTGA